The region GGCTGATCCAGTGTGGGGTGATGGTCAGATTCAGGCCACGACCGTCGGCAATCGCCTGAAGTCGTGCGCGGACTTGCTGCTCCATCGCCTCAATCGCTTCGTCACGGTGATGACGCAAGTCGACGGTGAAATTCACCAGACCCGGAATGGTGTTGCGCGAGGATTTATTGATGCCCAACTCGCCAACGGTGGTCAGGCCTTCCGGGGCGAAATCAGTGGCTAGAACTTCGATGGCCTGAATCATCTGCGCCACGCCGTAGAGGGCGTCCTTGCGCAACGGCATCGGCGTGGTTCCGGCATGCGCAGCCATGCCTTCGACCCGCACGTCGAGCCAGCGAATCGCCTGGCCGCCAGTGACCACGCCGATGCTCTTGGCATTGTCTTCGAGGATCGGCCCTTGCTCGATGTGCGCTTCAAAGTACGCATCCACCGCGCCGCCCAACGGCCGTTCGCCGGCATAACCGGTGCGTTGCAGCGCTCCGGCGACGCTGATGCCATCGATGTCACGCACCATCAGCGCCGCGTCCAGTTGCATGATGCCGGTGAACACCGCCGAGCCAAACATCGCCGGGGTGAAACGCGCGCCTTCTTCGTTGGTCCACACCGCCACTTCCAGCGGCTTGCGGGTCTGGATGCCAAGGTCGTTGAGGCAGCGGACCACTTCCAGACCGGCGAGCACGCCGTAGACGCCATCGAAACGGCCACCTTCAGGTTGAGTGTCGAGGTGACTGCCCATCATCACTGGCGCAGCGTCCGGGTCAGTGCCGGCGCGGCGGGCGAACAGGTTGCCGATAGCATCGACGCTCAGGGTCATGCCGGCTTCGCGGCACCAATGGGAAAACAGTTCGCGACCGGCCTTGTCTTCATCGCTCAACGCCAATCGGCAACTGCCACCGCGGGCCGTGGCGCCGATTTCCGCCATGGCCATCAAACTCGCCCACAGGCGTTCACCATTAATTTTCAACATAAGTTACTCCTGCAAACGTTGGATTAAGCGTTGGCCAATTCAAGGCGTTCAGCGCTGGCATGGCGACGGGCAAGGGACAAGACACAGATCAAGGAAGTGGCAGCGATCAGGCTGTAGAACACCGCCAGCGGCCACCATTGGCCGGCGAACTTGTGCGCCAGCAAAGTGCCGATCAGCGGCGTCAGGCCACCCGCCACCGCACCGCAAATCTGGTAGGCCAGGGAGATCGCGGTGTAGCGCACGCGCGTCTCGAACATACCGCTGACGTACCCGGCAATCACCGCGTAGAACGACGCCATGCACACCACCGCCAAGGCGATGCCAAGGATGATCAGCGGCGCCTGGGCCGAGCTGACCAGCACGAACATCGGGTACGGCGAGGCCATCGCCAGCAGCGACATCAGGCACAGGAACCGCGTCGCGCCGATCTTCTCGGCGACCCACGCTGCCAGTGGTTGAATACAGAACTGAATGACCGCCACCACAAACAGGCACTCAAGGATCAGCGAGCGCGGCAGCGCGAGTTGCTGGGTGGTGTAGGCGATCATGAAAGTGTTGGTGAAATACACCCCGGCGATTCCGAGTGTGTTGGCGCCGATGCACAGCAACAGTGGCCGCCAAGCCGTGC is a window of Pseudomonas sp. 10S4 DNA encoding:
- a CDS encoding Zn-dependent hydrolase; the encoded protein is MLKINGERLWASLMAMAEIGATARGGSCRLALSDEDKAGRELFSHWCREAGMTLSVDAIGNLFARRAGTDPDAAPVMMGSHLDTQPEGGRFDGVYGVLAGLEVVRCLNDLGIQTRKPLEVAVWTNEEGARFTPAMFGSAVFTGIMQLDAALMVRDIDGISVAGALQRTGYAGERPLGGAVDAYFEAHIEQGPILEDNAKSIGVVTGGQAIRWLDVRVEGMAAHAGTTPMPLRKDALYGVAQMIQAIEVLATDFAPEGLTTVGELGINKSSRNTIPGLVNFTVDLRHHRDEAIEAMEQQVRARLQAIADGRGLNLTITPHWISPATPFDAECVAAVQHAVDALGYAQQSIVSGAGHDAILLARFCPTAMVFIPCVGGLSHNEAEDVLPEDVRQGTDVLLHAVLARAQRAE